Proteins co-encoded in one Novipirellula artificiosorum genomic window:
- a CDS encoding ABC transporter permease: MSTAESLIEPSQSRPIESAASVVDEPSLALCIRDLRKDYQLSSETVHVLKGINLDVPRGDYIAIMGPSGSGKSTLLNLLGGLDTPTSGQYLIGHCDVAQLSDDELSAIRAQRIGFVFQAYNLLPQLNVLENMEVPLAYNGGMTAGDRDRTVQLAKLVGLDDRVDHRPTELSGGQQQRAGIARSLINQPEFILADEATGNLDTGTTEEILDLFDNLNDQGATIVMVTHEEEVAQRARRIVRLRDGVVEQDERLRPPSAADADAGKAGAGQGKVRSGRPSQLRLRARDIRVGIKTLLMHPLRSMLTVLGIFIGVASVIWLLAISEGIASKANQQIEELGANNILLTTSRPSGDDTQGKKIYFYGLTEIDCDHLEASIPSVEMAIAFCRRNSREFRYADRVALGEINACTPEYKDLYSLHIARGRFLVDKDNENSSNVCVVTQELARTLFRHEDPIGKSVQIVADFYRVVGVVGSRTELETVKGTSRGQDFSDNIYIPLNTYWLRYGDSTSFGNNGERAVSQITLRLRDAEDAVATGKAVEQTLKRTHLYEDYTVGIPLELLEQAQNTRLMFMAMMGLLASISLLVGGIGIMNIMLATVTERTREIGIRRALGARRRDITRQFLIETILLSVGGGITGILGGLTCGKLMDSLRWMAETTFPDLMKSLPETVQSMEPVIIPWSIPIAFGISVTVGIIFGIYPALRAAAMNPIEALRHVG; this comes from the coding sequence ATGTCCACCGCGGAGTCGCTCATCGAACCCAGTCAATCGCGGCCGATCGAGTCGGCTGCGAGCGTCGTCGACGAACCATCGTTGGCACTCTGCATTCGCGACCTGCGCAAGGATTATCAGCTTAGCAGCGAAACGGTCCATGTCTTGAAGGGCATCAATCTTGATGTGCCGCGTGGCGACTACATCGCGATCATGGGGCCGTCGGGATCGGGCAAGAGCACGCTGCTGAATCTTCTTGGTGGACTCGACACCCCGACCTCCGGTCAGTACCTGATTGGCCATTGCGATGTTGCGCAGCTCAGCGATGATGAACTGTCCGCGATTCGCGCGCAACGGATTGGATTTGTTTTCCAGGCTTACAACTTGTTGCCCCAGTTGAACGTGCTGGAAAACATGGAAGTGCCGCTGGCATACAACGGAGGAATGACTGCCGGCGATCGAGATCGAACCGTGCAGCTTGCAAAGTTGGTGGGACTGGACGACCGAGTCGACCATCGGCCGACCGAGCTTTCAGGTGGCCAACAACAGCGGGCTGGGATCGCGCGAAGTCTGATCAATCAACCGGAGTTCATCCTCGCGGACGAAGCCACCGGAAACCTCGATACGGGCACGACCGAAGAGATCTTGGACTTATTCGACAATCTCAACGATCAAGGTGCCACGATTGTCATGGTCACGCACGAGGAAGAAGTTGCCCAGCGTGCGAGGCGTATTGTACGGCTACGTGACGGCGTGGTCGAACAAGACGAGCGACTTCGGCCACCCAGTGCAGCGGACGCCGATGCAGGAAAAGCGGGTGCAGGTCAAGGCAAGGTGCGGTCCGGTCGCCCATCGCAGCTACGTCTTCGCGCTCGCGATATTCGCGTCGGGATCAAAACACTGTTGATGCATCCGCTGCGATCGATGTTGACGGTATTGGGGATCTTTATTGGCGTTGCAAGTGTGATCTGGTTGCTGGCGATCAGCGAAGGGATCGCGTCAAAAGCGAACCAGCAGATTGAAGAACTTGGAGCAAACAACATCCTGTTGACCACCTCACGCCCCTCGGGCGATGACACGCAAGGCAAGAAGATCTACTTCTACGGGTTGACCGAAATCGATTGCGATCATCTCGAAGCCTCCATCCCGTCGGTCGAGATGGCGATCGCATTTTGCCGGCGCAATTCGCGCGAATTTCGATATGCCGACCGAGTCGCGCTGGGCGAAATCAACGCCTGCACCCCCGAATACAAGGATCTGTATTCGCTGCACATCGCTCGCGGCCGATTCCTGGTGGACAAGGACAACGAGAACTCATCCAACGTTTGCGTCGTGACCCAGGAACTCGCTCGAACATTGTTTCGGCACGAAGATCCGATCGGGAAATCGGTCCAAATCGTCGCCGATTTTTATCGTGTCGTCGGAGTGGTCGGTTCGCGCACGGAACTTGAAACCGTCAAGGGAACCAGTCGCGGCCAGGATTTCTCGGACAACATTTACATTCCGCTCAATACGTATTGGTTGCGATATGGCGATTCAACGTCGTTTGGAAACAACGGCGAGCGAGCGGTTTCGCAAATCACCTTGCGGCTCCGTGATGCCGAAGACGCGGTCGCGACCGGCAAGGCAGTCGAACAGACGCTCAAACGCACTCACTTGTATGAGGATTACACCGTTGGAATCCCGCTGGAATTGCTCGAGCAAGCTCAAAACACGCGATTGATGTTCATGGCCATGATGGGGCTGTTGGCCAGCATTTCGCTGCTCGTCGGAGGGATTGGCATCATGAACATCATGTTGGCAACCGTGACCGAACGGACTCGCGAAATCGGTATCCGCCGGGCGCTCGGTGCACGACGCCGAGATATCACTCGCCAATTCTTGATCGAAACGATTTTGCTGTCGGTCGGCGGCGGTATCACCGGAATCCTGGGCGGGCTGACCTGTGGCAAACTGATGGATTCGTTGCGTTGGATGGCGGAGACAACCTTCCCAGACTTGATGAAATCGTTACCCGAAACGGTTCAGTCGATGGAACCCGTGATCATCCCCTGGTCGATTCCGATCGCGTTTGGAATCTCGGTCACCGTCGGAATCATCTTCGGGATCTACCCCGCCCTGCGTGCCGCGGCGATGAACCCTATCGAAGCCCTTCGACACGTCGGTTGA
- a CDS encoding ComF family protein: MATFLDEMLERCRSTARAATESVRDLAFPPCCRFCQRLVASNQDFCRSCRVGLTASEPQMRCGCGRCGWPLGRMPAEETRLPTECPQCKDQSFHFDRVIPMWMYQGMVCDAVVAAKYFSQSSLADTLGRRLGGIVSERLAEDRVDAVTFVPSHFTRQLSRGGIGVQTLATAVAKRMGTPCKSLLKATRRIAKQAWLDDASRVHNVRDAFRLKKSYAFGSSPDLCHRHILLVDDVFTTGATTNEVARVLRSGGVSKVSVAVVARSVRSAHSSPGPQRFQDATAPKRERIRNRSRDARTG, encoded by the coding sequence ATGGCCACCTTTCTCGACGAGATGCTCGAGCGGTGCCGATCGACGGCCCGAGCGGCGACGGAATCGGTTCGCGACCTTGCATTTCCGCCCTGCTGCCGATTCTGCCAACGATTGGTCGCCTCGAATCAGGATTTCTGCCGGTCGTGCCGCGTCGGATTGACCGCCAGCGAGCCGCAGATGCGATGCGGTTGCGGTCGCTGCGGGTGGCCCCTCGGGCGAATGCCCGCCGAAGAGACACGACTTCCGACCGAATGCCCGCAATGCAAGGATCAGTCCTTCCATTTTGATCGGGTCATTCCGATGTGGATGTATCAGGGTATGGTCTGTGACGCAGTCGTGGCGGCCAAGTATTTCAGCCAATCCTCGCTCGCGGACACACTTGGCCGGCGGCTCGGTGGAATCGTCTCCGAGCGATTGGCGGAGGATCGCGTCGACGCGGTGACTTTTGTTCCGTCCCATTTCACTCGGCAGCTCTCTCGTGGGGGGATTGGTGTTCAAACGTTGGCCACTGCGGTCGCGAAAAGGATGGGAACTCCATGTAAATCCCTGCTAAAAGCCACCCGGCGCATCGCCAAACAGGCTTGGCTCGACGATGCCAGCCGGGTTCACAATGTCCGCGATGCGTTCCGTTTAAAAAAAAGCTATGCTTTCGGTAGTTCGCCCGATTTGTGCCACCGGCATATTTTGTTGGTCGACGATGTGTTCACGACGGGAGCGACCACCAACGAGGTGGCTCGCGTTTTGCGGTCGGGTGGCGTTTCGAAGGTCAGCGTCGCGGTTGTCGCCCGCTCGGTTCGCTCAGCACACTCCTCCCCAGGTCCACAACGATTCCAAGATGCAACTGCCCCCAAAAGAGAACGCATCCGAAACCGATCCCGAGACGCAAGAACCGGGTGA
- a CDS encoding DUF502 domain-containing protein, with amino-acid sequence MQLPPKENASETDPETQEPGELKRKRTGGFRRAVLRGLGVVLPPLLTIAVLIWAWGTIESYVLRPIESSIRSAIVKAIAPSRTYSAVPQGAIPTGERRLDGFTLRGERYVPDPTNRRFLPEEVVNTVNENADRFGPYTPAPASANAYWHRYVEISYMPRSVVVPVFLLVFLTVLYFVGRLFTFGLGHWLVRSFDAGILRIPIVNKVYGGVKQVTDFAFSDREIEFNRVVAIEYPSKGIWSLGFVTGNGMKEISIANGEPMLSVLMPTSPMPMTGFTVTVKRSDAIDLNLTVDEAIQFIVSCGVVVPPQQRYDHPPAAKARPAIDLPKTSP; translated from the coding sequence ATGCAACTGCCCCCAAAAGAGAACGCATCCGAAACCGATCCCGAGACGCAAGAACCGGGTGAACTGAAGCGAAAACGGACTGGTGGTTTTCGGCGTGCGGTGCTGCGCGGGCTCGGAGTGGTCTTGCCGCCGCTGCTGACGATTGCGGTCCTGATTTGGGCCTGGGGCACGATTGAGAGTTACGTGCTCCGACCCATCGAATCGAGTATCCGCTCGGCAATCGTCAAAGCGATTGCACCGAGTCGAACCTACTCGGCGGTTCCCCAAGGTGCGATTCCGACCGGTGAACGACGACTCGACGGGTTTACACTGCGTGGTGAGCGTTACGTCCCCGACCCGACCAACCGCCGTTTTCTTCCCGAGGAAGTCGTCAACACGGTCAACGAGAATGCCGATCGATTCGGTCCCTACACGCCTGCCCCGGCAAGTGCCAACGCGTACTGGCATCGTTATGTCGAGATCAGCTACATGCCTCGCTCGGTCGTGGTTCCGGTCTTCTTGCTCGTTTTCTTGACGGTGCTGTACTTTGTGGGACGTTTGTTCACATTCGGGCTGGGGCATTGGTTGGTTCGGTCGTTCGATGCTGGAATCCTGCGGATCCCAATTGTCAACAAAGTCTACGGTGGCGTGAAACAGGTGACCGATTTCGCCTTCAGCGATCGCGAGATCGAATTCAATCGCGTCGTCGCCATCGAGTACCCCTCTAAAGGAATTTGGTCCTTGGGTTTTGTAACGGGAAACGGCATGAAGGAAATCTCGATCGCCAACGGAGAACCGATGCTGAGCGTGTTGATGCCGACCAGCCCGATGCCGATGACAGGCTTTACCGTCACGGTGAAGCGGAGCGACGCGATTGACTTGAATCTGACCGTCGACGAGGCCATCCAGTTCATCGTCAGTTGCGGCGTTGTCGTGCCACCGCAACAACGTTACGACCACCCGCCGGCTGCCAAAGCACGTCCCGCCATCGATTTGCCAAAGACCAGCCCGTGA
- a CDS encoding efflux RND transporter periplasmic adaptor subunit, whose protein sequence is MTLAICEPTGCEHAASECHLARLARKRARLRRGSIGTPLLAAAALLLVSGLIVQAVWGGVAGLFSSFFSETASIEFLTTPVIRQPFVYTVLERGEIESSSNVEVRCEVRSRNSSSIDILEIVPEGSWVEKGDFLVRLDDAALQTQLIQQQIVCSNSESSFIEAQATLDAARLGLDEYEQGTLPEQIEQQESAVFIARENMRRAEEYLAYSKRLAERGYIPEAQLEADTFAVEKARKELGVAVTKLEVIETYTKEKKLTELKADIKTAEARLDARRKTWELDKLQRKETEDLIAKCTIVAPVAGQVVYANNRDGRSSSSNTLLIAEGLSVRERQAIIYLPDPNNMQVMVKVHESRIGDVRPGLDAELSVRNIPEGTLRGRVTEVSEYPLPALNVYTAHVKEYAVLVEITDPPLELRPGMTAEVNLMIQRIEDALQVPIESIIERGEHCFCALPLDDGTLETREVTIGKTNETDVVITSGLTESDQVVLSLGDEEVLGLLDLPVEEETIAAKDS, encoded by the coding sequence ATGACGCTTGCCATTTGTGAACCTACCGGCTGCGAGCATGCCGCATCCGAATGCCACCTCGCCCGATTGGCTCGCAAACGAGCTCGTCTCCGCCGTGGTTCCATCGGTACTCCGCTATTGGCTGCTGCCGCATTATTGCTGGTCTCCGGGCTGATTGTCCAAGCGGTTTGGGGCGGTGTTGCGGGCTTGTTTTCGAGTTTCTTTTCCGAGACAGCTTCGATCGAATTCTTGACCACCCCGGTGATCCGCCAGCCCTTTGTTTACACGGTGTTGGAACGTGGCGAAATCGAAAGCTCAAGCAATGTTGAAGTCCGCTGCGAAGTTCGTTCGCGAAATTCATCGAGCATCGACATTTTGGAAATTGTTCCTGAAGGCAGTTGGGTCGAAAAGGGGGACTTCTTGGTGCGATTGGACGATGCGGCCTTGCAAACGCAGTTGATCCAGCAGCAAATTGTTTGCAGTAACAGCGAATCCTCCTTCATCGAAGCCCAGGCGACGCTCGACGCAGCGAGATTGGGTCTGGATGAGTATGAACAGGGAACGTTGCCGGAACAGATCGAGCAACAGGAAAGCGCCGTCTTTATCGCTCGTGAAAACATGCGTCGTGCCGAAGAGTATTTGGCTTACAGCAAACGGTTGGCTGAACGAGGCTACATCCCCGAAGCGCAGTTGGAAGCCGATACGTTTGCGGTAGAAAAGGCGCGCAAGGAGTTGGGTGTCGCCGTGACGAAATTGGAGGTGATTGAGACTTACACGAAAGAAAAGAAACTCACCGAACTGAAAGCGGACATCAAAACCGCCGAAGCCCGTCTCGATGCTCGCCGCAAAACATGGGAACTCGACAAACTGCAACGCAAAGAAACCGAGGATCTGATCGCAAAATGCACGATCGTTGCCCCGGTTGCCGGACAAGTCGTTTATGCAAACAACCGCGATGGCCGCAGCAGTTCCAGCAACACGTTGCTGATCGCCGAAGGACTCTCCGTTCGCGAACGGCAAGCGATCATCTATTTGCCTGATCCAAACAACATGCAGGTGATGGTGAAAGTCCACGAGTCTCGTATTGGCGATGTTCGCCCAGGCTTAGACGCCGAACTGAGTGTTCGCAATATCCCCGAAGGGACGCTTCGCGGCCGTGTGACCGAGGTCAGTGAGTACCCGCTGCCCGCGCTGAACGTCTACACCGCTCATGTGAAAGAGTACGCGGTGCTCGTCGAAATCACCGATCCGCCTTTGGAACTGCGACCGGGAATGACCGCCGAGGTGAACCTTATGATCCAGCGGATTGAAGATGCGTTGCAAGTGCCGATTGAATCGATCATTGAGCGAGGGGAGCATTGTTTTTGTGCGTTGCCGCTCGACGATGGAACGCTCGAAACACGCGAGGTCACGATTGGCAAAACGAATGAAACCGACGTCGTGATCACCTCGGGGCTGACCGAGTCCGACCAAGTCGTGCTGAGTCTTGGTGACGAAGAGGTCCTTGGGCTCCTTGACCTGCCGGTTGAAGAAGAGACGATCGCAGCAAAAGATTCCTGA
- a CDS encoding RNA polymerase sigma factor: MNITENSYLNVQDETRTVAQLVIAAQGGDRDAFGALFERYRSGIVALAMRRVRNADEAEELAQDVFIQAMQKIDQLRVPEAFGGWLRQIVHRMAINRLTRSRVAVACDPETLEATCYAVGTPDVFAQDREQAEAVRSSIDRLGALDQQTLKAFYLHSKSLIEMSNEFDAPVGTIKRRLHVARKRLQKEMEEDTLQAV, translated from the coding sequence ATGAACATTACGGAAAACAGCTACTTGAACGTCCAGGACGAAACTCGGACCGTCGCACAATTGGTGATTGCGGCCCAAGGTGGCGATCGGGACGCGTTTGGCGCGTTGTTCGAGCGGTACCGGTCGGGCATCGTTGCGCTGGCGATGCGTCGGGTCCGCAACGCCGACGAAGCCGAAGAACTCGCGCAAGACGTTTTCATCCAAGCGATGCAAAAAATCGATCAATTGCGGGTCCCTGAAGCTTTCGGTGGATGGCTTCGCCAGATCGTGCACCGAATGGCAATCAACCGGTTGACGCGGAGCCGAGTCGCGGTGGCCTGCGATCCCGAAACGCTCGAAGCAACCTGCTATGCGGTCGGAACGCCTGACGTTTTTGCCCAGGACCGTGAGCAAGCCGAAGCGGTTCGCAGCAGCATTGATCGACTTGGTGCATTGGATCAACAAACGCTCAAGGCGTTTTACTTGCACAGCAAGTCGTTGATCGAAATGAGCAACGAGTTTGATGCTCCCGTAGGAACGATCAAGCGGCGATTGCACGTTGCACGAAAGCGATTGCAAAAGGAAATGGAAGAAGACACGCTGCAAGCGGTCTAG
- a CDS encoding oxidoreductase produces MAYPRIASFKSHEDFTGRLKELGLDLPSDAEVQSGDDSPLGQTITLKSGKVGNRFCILPMEGWDGTSDGKPTELTRRRWVNFGISGAKLIWGGEAVAVRHDGRANPNQLMINDANLSSIESLRTELVGAHQERFDRTDDLLVGLQLTHSGRFARPNQKTLAEPRTAQRNPALDPRFGISDDSKMLSDDELKKLIDDFVAAAVLAKKAGYAFVDIKHCHGYLGHELLSGFDRPGQFGGSFENRTRFARDIIAGIRAEAPGLEMGVRVSVFDFVPYRPSDEDRIGIPDEKADPRLTFGGDGSGLGIDLSEPSLFMTLLEELGIELVCSTAGSPYYNPHIQRPAYFPPSDGYQPPEDPLVGVTRQILATAELTRLHPNLTIVGSGYTYLQDWLPNVAQAVVRTGMVDSVGLGRMVLSYPDLPADVLSGKTLVRKKVCRTFSDCTTAPRNGIVSGCYPLDPFYKDMPERKELAEAKKG; encoded by the coding sequence ATGGCTTATCCTCGAATCGCTAGTTTCAAATCGCACGAAGACTTCACCGGCCGGCTCAAGGAATTGGGTCTGGACTTGCCAAGTGATGCGGAGGTTCAATCCGGCGACGATTCGCCGCTCGGGCAAACGATCACGCTGAAGTCGGGGAAGGTTGGTAACCGGTTCTGCATTCTGCCGATGGAAGGATGGGATGGGACGTCGGATGGAAAACCCACCGAGTTGACTCGTCGCCGCTGGGTCAATTTTGGCATCAGCGGAGCCAAGCTCATTTGGGGCGGCGAAGCGGTTGCGGTGCGTCATGATGGTCGGGCCAACCCGAACCAATTGATGATCAATGACGCGAATTTGTCCTCGATTGAATCGTTGCGAACCGAGCTTGTCGGCGCACACCAAGAGCGTTTCGATCGAACCGATGATTTGCTGGTCGGCTTACAACTAACCCATTCAGGCCGATTTGCTCGCCCCAACCAAAAGACGCTTGCCGAGCCACGCACCGCTCAGCGGAACCCCGCTCTCGATCCACGATTCGGGATCAGCGACGATTCCAAAATGCTTAGTGACGATGAGCTAAAGAAGCTGATCGACGATTTCGTCGCGGCGGCGGTGTTGGCGAAAAAAGCAGGCTATGCCTTTGTCGACATCAAACACTGTCATGGCTACTTGGGGCACGAATTGCTTAGCGGGTTTGATCGACCTGGCCAATTTGGTGGATCGTTCGAAAACCGGACGCGGTTCGCCCGCGACATCATCGCCGGCATCCGCGCCGAAGCCCCTGGATTGGAAATGGGGGTGCGCGTCAGCGTGTTTGACTTTGTTCCGTATCGCCCCTCGGACGAAGACCGGATCGGAATTCCGGACGAAAAAGCCGACCCGCGGCTGACGTTTGGTGGCGATGGCAGCGGGCTGGGGATCGATTTGAGCGAGCCATCGCTGTTCATGACCCTGTTGGAAGAATTGGGCATCGAGTTGGTGTGCAGCACGGCGGGAAGCCCCTATTACAACCCGCACATTCAGCGGCCCGCCTATTTCCCGCCGAGTGATGGTTACCAACCACCCGAGGATCCCTTGGTGGGAGTAACGCGACAAATCCTTGCAACCGCTGAACTGACGCGTTTACACCCAAATTTGACCATCGTTGGATCGGGCTACACCTACTTGCAAGATTGGCTACCGAATGTAGCACAGGCGGTCGTTCGCACCGGCATGGTCGATTCGGTTGGGCTCGGCCGCATGGTGTTGTCGTATCCTGATCTGCCCGCCGATGTGCTCAGCGGCAAGACGCTGGTTCGCAAGAAGGTTTGCCGAACGTTTAGCGATTGCACCACAGCCCCACGAAACGGAATCGTCAGTGGTTGTTATCCACTTGATCCTTTCTACAAAGACATGCCCGAGCGAAAAGAACTTGCTGAGGCCAAAAAAGGATAG
- a CDS encoding DUF11 domain-containing protein produces the protein MNRTTQSFRLVSCVVLAMAVGCQLPQPRQTQPVAPTPLRVPAPAPTAQAAAPTTIQQVGFVSPSSGGSTFCEDTACQGETFCQGETFSISDCGGPTPSCQSGGCLACQQDCKVVPHGYADCGPVDWNAYGIDPNEFLCDGGDQPPKAILQKNDRFAGLNLEDTVAHYTTEAGDVHVQPSNRTCIYSPRFASVRKITGAVSGGRAVGAAGLNLPVGPNRVQYDQPQLTMTDLTELGHADVTRRIDAMRDRNRGVRIEGILQPEMAEDVLVALVGLSALEINLLQENQLALLQEAANAAVAWTLDESVEVAIEDMAPPTLTRDQRVEELTIYEFPDAGRLQICKLADKKHAQPGEIVTFMIRVENVGDSAVSQVTLTDNLTTRLEYVEESQTCSGGAEFTSEANEGESLRLQWRLTDQLRVGESVTMRFRCKVR, from the coding sequence ATGAACCGAACAACACAAAGCTTCCGTCTTGTAAGCTGCGTTGTGCTCGCCATGGCGGTAGGCTGTCAATTGCCTCAGCCACGACAAACTCAACCTGTTGCTCCGACGCCGCTACGTGTCCCTGCGCCGGCACCGACTGCCCAGGCAGCGGCGCCGACGACGATTCAGCAAGTTGGATTTGTCTCTCCGAGCAGTGGAGGGTCTACCTTTTGCGAAGATACGGCCTGTCAGGGTGAAACGTTCTGTCAGGGAGAAACGTTCTCGATCAGCGATTGCGGTGGCCCGACGCCCTCTTGCCAATCGGGCGGATGCTTGGCTTGCCAGCAAGATTGCAAAGTCGTTCCACACGGGTATGCCGATTGCGGTCCAGTCGATTGGAACGCGTATGGGATCGATCCCAACGAGTTCCTTTGTGATGGCGGCGATCAACCTCCCAAGGCGATTCTGCAAAAGAACGATCGGTTCGCGGGGCTGAACCTTGAGGACACCGTTGCCCACTACACAACCGAAGCAGGGGACGTCCATGTGCAACCAAGCAACCGGACTTGTATCTACTCACCTCGCTTTGCTTCGGTCCGTAAGATCACGGGCGCGGTTTCAGGAGGCAGAGCCGTTGGTGCGGCTGGATTGAATCTGCCCGTTGGCCCCAACCGCGTTCAGTACGATCAACCTCAGCTAACCATGACCGACCTGACCGAACTGGGGCACGCAGATGTCACCCGTCGGATCGACGCGATGCGTGACCGCAACCGCGGTGTCCGCATCGAAGGGATCCTCCAGCCCGAAATGGCTGAAGACGTTCTCGTTGCCTTGGTGGGCTTGTCGGCACTCGAAATCAATCTGCTACAAGAAAACCAACTTGCCCTGTTGCAAGAGGCAGCCAATGCTGCGGTCGCTTGGACCCTTGACGAATCCGTCGAGGTGGCCATCGAAGACATGGCGCCACCGACTTTGACGCGTGATCAACGGGTCGAAGAACTGACGATTTACGAGTTCCCCGACGCTGGCCGATTGCAGATCTGCAAGCTCGCCGACAAAAAGCATGCACAGCCGGGCGAGATCGTGACGTTCATGATACGAGTGGAAAACGTTGGCGATTCCGCTGTTAGCCAAGTGACCTTGACCGACAACTTAACCACAAGGCTTGAGTACGTCGAAGAGAGCCAAACGTGTAGTGGCGGTGCAGAGTTCACGTCCGAAGCAAACGAGGGTGAATCGCTGCGGTTGCAGTGGCGGTTGACGGACCAACTTCGCGTCGGTGAAAGCGTGACCATGCGATTTAGGTGCAAGGTGCGGTAA